The proteins below are encoded in one region of Lactuca sativa cultivar Salinas chromosome 3, Lsat_Salinas_v11, whole genome shotgun sequence:
- the LOC111920812 gene encoding lichenase yields the protein MSSMASYLLLLLGLFVAFLDTTESQIGVCYGLLGNNLPSPAQVISLYNSRNIRRMRLYDPNQAVLQALSGSNIEVMIGVPNSDLQYVAASRDNAFDWVWKNVASWPSIKFRYIAVGNEVKPSDAALAPLVHPALTNIHEVVSFYGLKDQIKVSTSVDTTMIGVDFPPSQGAFRGDVRAYIDPIIGFLVAINAPLLVNVYPYFSYSGNPSAISLAYATFTSPGTVVQDGGNGYQNLFDAMVDVMYSALEKAGGPSLEIVISETGWPSAGAFGATFENARTYYTNMVAHASQGTPKRPGRAIETYLFAMFDENNKEPQLEKNFGVFYPNQQAKYNLNYNSIQKGYESV from the exons atgtCTTCCATGGCTTCTTATCTACTTCTGCTTTTGGGTCTCTTTGTTGCGTTTTTAGATACAACAG AATCACAAATCGGTGTATGTTATGGTCTACTTGGAAACAATCTTCCATCACCAGCACAAGTTATAAGTCTATACAACTCACGTAACATCCGGCGAATGAGACTCTACGATCCTAACCAAGCTGTTCTACAAGCATTGAGTGGATCCAACATTGAAGTGATGATAGGTGTCCCAAATTCAGATCTCCAATACGTTGCAGCAAGTCGTGACAACGCATTTGATTGGGTATGGAAAAACGTTGCAAGTTGGCCTAGTATTAAATTTCGTTACATAGCAGTTGGAAATGAGGTTAAGCCGTCTGATGCTGCACTGGCCCCACTAGTGCATCCTGCTTTGACCAATATCCATGAAGTTGTCTCGTTTTATGGGCTCAAGGACCAAATAAAAGTTTCAACATCGGTTGACACGACTATGATTGGTGTCGATTTCCCTCCATCACAAGGTGCGTTTAGGGGTGATGTTAGGGCTTATATCGACCCCATCATCGGGTTCCTAGTTGCCATCAATGCACCATTGCTTGTCAATGTCTACCCTTACTTTAG TTATTCAGGAAATCCAAGTGCCATATCGCTTGCATATGCGACATTTACTTCTCCAGGAACTGTAGTACAAGATGGAGGCAATGGATACCAAAACCTTTTTGACGCGATGGTAGATGTGATGTACTCGGCATTGGAGAAAGCTGGAGGACCTTCATTGGAAATTGTGATATCAGAAACTGGATGGCCATCAGCCGGTGCATTTGGAGCAACATTTGAGAATGCGCGCACATATTACACGAATATGGTTGCGCACGCGTCACAGGGTACACCTAAGAGGCCGGGAAGAGCTATAGAGACGTACTTGTTTGCGATGTTTGATGAAAACAACAAGGAACCTCAACTCGAGAAAAATTTTGGGGTATTCTATCCGAATCAACAAGCAAAGTATAACCTCAATTACAACTCTATCCAAAAGGGATATGAATCCGTGTAG